tatggtaaggagcagagaggagatacggttaggagcagagagaggagatacggttaggagcagagaggaggagatacggtaaggagcagagaggaggagatacggtaaggagcagagaggaggagatacgttaaggagcagagaggaggagatacggtaaggagcagagagaggacatATGGGAAGGAGCAAAGAGGAGATACGGtaaggagcagtgaggagatacggttaggagcagagaggaggagatacggctaggagcagtgaggagatacggtcaggagcagagaggaaatacggttaggagcagagagaggagatacggttaggagcagagaggaggagatacggttaggagcagtgaggagatacggtcaggagcagagaggagatacggttaggagcagagagaggagatacggttaggagcagagaggaggagatacggttaggagcagagaggagatacggttaggagcagagagaggagatacggttaggagcagagaggaggagatacggtaaggagcagagaggaggagatacggttaggagcagagaggaggagatacggTCAGGAGCAGAGAGTAGATACGGTCAGGAGCAGAGTGAAGATACGgttaggagcagagagaggagatacggttaggagcagagaggagatacggttaggagcagagaggagatacggttaggagcagagaggagatacggttaggagcagagaggagatacggttaggagcagagaggagatacggttaggagcagagaggagatacggttaggagcagagaggagatacggttaggagcagagaggagatacggtaaggagcagagaggaggagatacggtaaggagcagagaggaggagataaggtaaggagcagagagaggagataaggtaaggagcagagagaggagataaggtaaggagcagagaggaggagatacggttaggagcagagaggagatacggtcaggagcagagaggagatacggttaggagcagagaggaggagatacggtcaggagcagagagaggagatacggttaggagcagagagaggagatacggttaggagcagagagaagatacggttaggagcagagaggagatacgtaaggagcagagaggagatacGATCAGGAGCAGAGATATGGTTAGGATCAGAGAGGAGATACGgttaggagcagagaggagatacggttaggagcagtgaggaggagatagttgggagcagagaggagatacggttaggagcagagaggagatacggttaggagcagagaggaggagatacggttaggagcagagaggagatacggttaggagcagagaggaggagatacagttaggagcagagaggagatacGGTTAGGAGCAGAGGAGTTTCGAAGGGTAAgtaagaaacaaagaaagtaaAGCATTGCTACCAAAAACCAGCGATTTACTAATCAGCGTATGAATTTGTTTCTTCTCCCATTTATTAATCTGATGTTAACGTGAGGAATGAATGCTCTATCTAACCTGTCTCCGTTTGACGGCTTCAGCTCCAGTTTTGGTTTCTTCTTGGGCGTCTCCTTCTGGATGGAAGACGACTTATGGCTGCAGAGAGAAGCGAGACGGACGGATGAGCACCaggcaggaggagcagagacgcGGGGAGAGAGAGCCGAGGGAGCAGAAAGGAAGGAACAGGGGAGCGGGGaaggaggaataggaggaggagaaagagctTGGAAAGCAGAGGGGGGGAGCAGCAGTGGGGAAtacgaggagcaggaggaggtcagggaggAACAGAAGGAGAGCCGGGTCTCACCTCTGCTTCCATAGTCCTGGCTCCTGCTCCGGACTCAGACTCCCACTCAGTCtgtgaacaacaacaacgtcgTCAACAACACAAAAACCTCCCCCAACATGGCAACATTTGAGGCCGCGATGCAATTAAGACACCCGTCTGTCTGGAGGCTAGACCTACTCGCTCTGGAGTGGAACCCCCATAGGCTGCTGGCTATCTGGAGGCTAGACCTCTTGGCTATAGAGTGGGGTCCCCCATAGTCCCTGTAGGCTGCTGTCTGGAGGCTAGAGCTCCTGGCTCACGGGCCGGGTGACCCGTGGGCCGACCTACTTGTGGTGGGAGCTGCTGTGACGGTTGTGCGggtgttgctggtggtggtggggtcggGAGTGCTGGTCCTTATCaccgagggaggaggaggagttggaggagccAAAGCCCTTCCTCTGATCCTTGGTCTTCTGCAGCACGCGGCGGTACGACAGAGTACACAGCCAGCACAGCAGCTTACcgtccacctacacacacacacagagttacacacacacacacataggtgtTACGAGAGAGTACACTGCCAGCAGGGCAGCTTACcgtgcacctacacacacacatataggtgTTACGAGAGAGTACACTGCCAGCAGGGTAGCTTACcgtgcacctacacacacacacacacacacacatataggtgTTACGAGAGAGTACACTGCCAGCAGGGTAGCTTAccgtgcacccacacacacacacacacacacagtctccccGCTGATCCACAGAGACTTTCAGGTGAGGCTGACAACAAGCAAATCATTCGGTCATAATTGGAGAAGCTACAAAGAACATTCCTGAAATTCCCAACTGCTTGATATTCAGCATTCAGCTCGaggcgtgtctgtgtgagtgtcacCAGGTAGGCGCGTACCTTTCTCCggccctcctccttcctgtcgAAGGCACACTGCTGCTTGCACTGCTCACAGGTCTGCGGTGGGCCGTACTTCTTCTCTGAGTTGGTGCAGCGCTGGCACTTGGTGCCGATGAAGGCAGCGATGATGTTACAGTACTGGCAGGGCTTGGGCTGCAGGGGGACAAGGGGTTAGCAGGTCAGTACACAGCACGCCCCCATAGTAGGACGATCCCCCACTGAGGGATACCGTGCAGAACATGCATATAAACATTGCAGGCCAAGGCATTACAACATCTTTACACTCAGTACAACTACTTCATCATTAATAATGATTGATTAATAACAGCCCAATCAGAAGGGAGAACAGAATGTGGTTGGATGAAGACAAGAAGACCGCTCACCGTCCCAAACTGTTTCACATTCTGGGCGCATTTCTTGcagattgtgtttgttttactggGAAGAGAAAGGTAAAGTCAGTGAGACAGGTCCTAGGTGGTGCTGAAACGTTGTGAGAGAGCACTGCGCAGTGAGACAGTTCCTAGGTGGTTCTGAAACACAGAGCACTGTGATGTGAGACAGATCCTAGGAGGTGCTGAAACATGACCCACCTCTCCTGCTGGAACTCCGAGCGGCAGTACGTACACTTCACCATGGGGTGTGCGATGCGACACTCCTGGGGCcagaaacaaatacagataTTAAATACAGATACACAGGTATACACGCCGAACTAACAGAAGAATACAACTTATTATCAACTCCAACTGAGTCAGGTCTCACAACCTTAACCGACAGAAAAAAGGTTGAGATAAACAAGTGAAATGAACAATGTCtagactttttttttcatttcctgcGCTTTTAAAATGTGTCAtccttgcctttttaaaaggaaatTTGGATGGAATGCCACCCTATCTGTGActtgtatatctatatctaaatatcatGGACTTTGTGTTTATCGGAGATGACGCTCTTGTCTGAGTCAACAAGGACAATAAAGACTGCGTGGGGTTTTAAAGTTGATAAAGATAAATGGTACGTTTACTCATCCATATAGCAATATGGTAAAACACTCAATTGCAAATCGCTTAAGTAACTCGTTATTACGAGTATGTGACCGCTGTCGAAGAGTTGATCTGTGTTCGGATCAAGCTCTCAACATGTTGCTCATCCATAGCATTAAAGCTTACATTACATAAGACCCAAGCGGGCCAGTGCCTGCATGTTGCATCTCAAGGCTCGGTCGTCAGTCTGTTTCTATTTACATTTTCTTCAAAGCCACTAGCTGGGACTGGACCACCAccagccacccacacacacacacactgaacacccaCCTTGCAGAGCTGCTGGCCCTGGGACAGCTCCTCGAAGGGGTACCGCTGGTTACACTTGGTGCAGGCGTACAGAGCCGTGGTGGCCATGCTCTCAGCGGACAGGTCAGCTGGATCCCCtggacgctgctgctgctgctgctttgctCGGCGCTCTGCCTGGCGGCTAGCGATAGCAGATAACCTCCGCTAGCTGGCTAACTCGTTAGCAGAATGTAGCCCTGGAGGTAGCCTGAGATTAGCTTTAGCAGGCTGGGTACCAGGCGAAGAACAATAAACTCAGAACATCAACAGCCTCTCCTTGCGGACGTGGAGGCGGAGTGATTATCAGCGGATATCGATCACTAGCGATCGATCGGGTCGGGAGGTGGGGCTGGTCGGCCGGGATCAAGAGGGTCTTTTTACAAGTTTCCTCGGTTCTAGTCAAGAGAAATGTATTTTCctgttttccttctctcttttttgTATCGGCGATGTCGTCATGTCCCCGGATGTGGCCAAGCGGATGTTGGCACCGACTGCGGAAGAAAAGACGGCCAATCGCGAAGCGGCATCCAAGCGCGGTTCCACGTTTTAAAAAAACTCAGCCAATTACAGATCGGCGGGTTTGGAGACGCACCTTAGGGTGCCACTTTTTCAAAACAATTCCTTTGTGATTAAAATACCGGTGGGGTGTGATTATTAATAACCCAGGGACATAAGACAATCCAATAGAAGCCGCACGGCCCTTCTGTCACTGATCCAAACATCACAGCTCATTGTTCTCCTGAGGTCTGCCGGGCCGGCGTCACGCGAGGACACAGGGcagccaaacaaacacatcatgACATCACGGACATGCAAAGGTTGTTCTCCTCGCATGCCCCCATTCTAAAACGTAACGTCTAATTATGACATCACAATGAACAAAAGTAAAGCACAATACGATGAACACAAGTGTGCgataatattgtaatattcaCCCCATTCCATACATCGTTGCCTATGAAGAGCATACACAGACCACTGTTGGTAGACACATGAGCAGTCTTTTGGTGAGCTGGACATCGTAACTAGACTTAATAAGAGATGCGAAGAGGTCATGGCGCCACTTTATTACGGGATGGATCACAATATCTGGTTCATCAATCACAAACTGTAACAGTGACCTCCGTCCCATTCTAGGTTCCACGTGTACATAAAAAGGCACTAAATCGTATCTCTAGATCTGGTAATGTCCTGAAACTCACACCTGAAGTACTCACTATGCAGACAAGTCATACAATGGTTGGGCACCTTGTTAAATCGCTGATTGTGCACCTGGTTTCCTTGTTAAATCACTAGTTACACACCTGGTTAAATCACTGGTTGCACACCTTGTTAAATCACTGGTTATACACCTGGTTAAATCACTGGTTGGGCACCTGGTTAAATCACTGAAGCGGAACGCAGACAGTGTTAAAAAAGGCACAGATGTCTCCTCCCATTAGTTATGGCAAACAACCTCTCAAAACATTATTGTTCTTAGTGTATAATCTATGTTGTCTCGTTTTAAAAACAATAACTCCCATGTAACACAAAAAGTTTGGCCCAAAGGTCATCTCTCGCCGGTTGGATGAAATCACGAACACACATATTGACTCAACTTACAACAAGCTGAGAAAGCGTGAAAACATGTCCTTCATAAAGTAGAATAGTGTTGTTACGTGTTAAGTTTGAAAAGTGAAAGGGTGTTAGTTTTCATTAAGAGGAATATCATAGTGTAGCTATTCTGTTACGCTCTAAACGTGTCTACGGTCAAACGTCGTATCGTTTTTGGTCACACTACTTAAGAGTTGAATCCAGTTCCTGGTTGAGTTTTGGTCGCGTTCCAGAGGACCCAGAGCCCTACCGGGATGTGGTTCAGTGTACAGCACACCTGCATGCGTCATGGCTGGCAAGTGAGCGTCTACGCAGACGCTGTGTCTACATTAAGCCCTTAGAGAGTGTATACAAGCCATACAATTCATTAATAACTTAGTTTAATAACCACTAGTGTTTCTAAGAGGATCAGTCCTTgcgtctgattggctgatatgaTGGAGCGTTCCCATTGGATGATGTCTCAACCCTGGAggttggggggcggggctacagcACCTCTGCTCTGGTCGCTAAATACGtctggcacagacacacacacacacacacgcacacatacatacagacagacgcacatacacacacacacacacacacacacacattctctctttGGTGCAGGGCGGTCGTTAGTGTAGAAGGTAGGGCCCGTGGTGAGTAGAGTCTTCTAGAAGGTAGGGCCCTTGGTGGGTAGAGTCTTCTAGAAGGTAGggcccgtggtgggtagagtctTCTAGAAGGTAGggcccgtggtgggtagagtctTCTAGAAGGTAGGGCCCTTGGTGAGTAGAGTCTTCTAGAAGGTAGggcccgtggtgggtagagtctTCTAGAAGGTAGGGCCCGTGGTAGGTAGTGTTCTAGAAGGTAGggcccgtggtgggtagagtctTCTAGAAGGTAGggcccgtggtgggtagagtctTCTAGAAGGTAGggcccgtggtgggtagagtctTCTAGAAGGTAGggcccgtggtgggtagagtctTCTAGAAGGTAGGGCCCTTGGTGGGTAGAGTCTTCTAGAAGGTAGGGCCCTTGGTGGGTAGAGTCTTCTAGAAGGTAGGGCCCTTGGTGGGTAGAGTCTTCTAGAAGGTAGGGCCCGTGTTGGGTAGAGTCTTCTAGAAGGTAGggcccgtggtgggtagagtctTCTAGAAGGTAGGGCCTGTGGTAGGTAGTGTTCTAGAAGGTAGGGCCCGTGGTAGGTAGTGTTCTAGAAGGTAGGGCCCGTGGTAGGTAGTGTTCTAGAAGGTAGGGCCCGTGGTAGGTAGTGTTCTAGAAGGTAGGACCGGTGGTAGGTCCGACCCTGAGGAGCTAAGGATGTGTAGAAGCCGGTAGAATATTGGTGACAGCAGGGTCTCTTCTAGAGGGAAGGATATTCTAGAAGGTAGGGTCTCCTAGAAGGTAGAGTCTTCTGGAAGGTAGGGTTCTAGAAGGTAGGGTCTCCTAGAAGGTAGGGTTCTAGAAGGTAGGGTTCTAGAAGGTAGGGTCTCCTAGAAGGTAGGGTTCTAGAAGGTAGGGTTCTAGAAGGTAGGGTTCTAGAAGGTAGGGTCTCCTAGAAGGTAGGGTCTCCTAGAAGGTAGGGTTCTAGAAGGTAGGGTCTTTTTTCTAGAAGGTAGGGTTCTGGAAGGTAGGGTTCTGGAAGGTAGGGTTCTAGAAGGTAGGGTCTTCTAGAATGTAGAGTCTTCTAGAGGGTAGGGTTCTAGAAGGTAGGGTCTTCTAGAATGTAGAGTCTTCTAGAGGGTAGGGTTCTAGAAGGTAGGGTCTTCTAGAATGTAGAGTCTTCTAGAGGGTAGTGTCTTTCTTCTAGAAGGTAGGGTCTCCTAAAAGGTAGTATTCTAGAAGGTAGGATATTCTAGGCAGTAGGATGTTCTAGAAGGTAGGGTCTTTCTTCTGGAGGGTAGGGTCTCCTAGGCGGTAGGATTCTAGGAGGTAGGGTTCTAGAAGGTAGATAGATTCTCCTAGACGGTAGGATATTGTAGGTAGTAGGGTGCGCTAGAAGgtagggtgctggaggaggtggaggtcagacGAAGGTCTGGACGGGGGggtggagcaggttggggtgggggggggggggggggggggtcagacgaAGGTCTGGACGGGGGTGATGGAGCGGGTTGGGAGGGGAGTCAGACGAAGGTCTGGACGGGGGTGATGGAGCGGGTGGGGGACCCCGCCctctcggaggaggaggaggcggagcggtTGGTCACCTCCCtctgcagctcctccacccgCCGCTGGAGCTCCGCCCGCCGGGCCAGCAGCTCCTTGTAGCGCTGGTGCACCGGctcctgcacacgcacacacacgcacacgcacacgcacacgcacacacgtcacaTTAGGTAGGCCTACGTCACATCCTCCACACCAGATAGTGCCATGTGCGTTACCATGGCAAAATACTAAGAAGGAACAAAGTTCCTCTATTGTCTTACAGCCTACTCATGATCACATGACCAACACACATGTAGGAATGcctaaatatatacacaaactgtataataaatacaaaaatgtacacacacacacacacacacacacacacacacacacacacacacacacacacacacacacacacacacacacacacacacacacacacacacacacacacacacacactcactctctggaCGTTATTCAGACCTCTGCTCCAGAAAGGGTGGACCTGACCCAAGCACCACCCACCTGTGGCCTCATGCGGGGGTTCCAGCGGACGTAGTACCCCACCCAGAGCTCCAGGTGGCGCAGGCTGACCACGGGGAACAGGACGTGGTTGGAGTAGTTGACGTAGAGCGGGTTGCTGAAGTCCTCCAGCTGGCTGTTGATGAACGACCACAGGGACATGCTCCTCTTGGGGAGCTCCTGCAGAACCACCACCAGCGGTTAGGAACCACACAGCAGTGAGGAACCACCAGCGGTTAGGAACCACACGCAGTGAGGAACCACACGCAGTGAGGAACCACACGCAGTGAGGAACCACACGCAGTGAGGAACCACAAGCAGCAGTGAGGAACCACACGCATCAGTGAGGAACCACACGCAGTGAGGAACCACACGCAGTGAGGAACCACACGCATCAGTGAGGAACCACATGCATCAGTGAGGAACCACCAGCAGTGAGGAACCACCAGCAGTGAGGAACCACACGCAGTGAGGAACCATCTTCAGCAGTGAGGAACCACACGCAGTGAGGAACCACCTTCAGCAGTGAGGAACCACCTTCAGCAGTGAGGAACCATACGCATCAGTGAGGAACCACACGCAGTGAGGAACCACAAGCAGTGAGGAACCACACGCAGTGAGGAACCACAAGCAGTGAGGAACCACACGCAGTGAGGAACCACACGCAGTGAGGAACCACCTTCAGCAGTGAGGAACAAAAAGCAGCGTCGAGGAACCACGAGCAGCTGTTAGGAACCAGCAGTAGTGAGGAACCACATGCACTGGAAACTAAAGTCCAACTGGTGTCTTGTTCCCTGCCTGTTCCTGCTGACTTCCACAGGGTATAATAGAGTCAGTGTGATGCGTTTGTTTAGCTACGTACCATCCTGCTATGTTTTACCGTTCATTATGGTAGACCAGCTAAGGGGACACATGTCATTGTCACACAGACCACGTCCAGAATCAGCGCTATTAGTGTGAGCACCAATGTAGAGACACATGGTGGGATCtgccctcgtcctcctcccatctcagaccaggaggaccaggagtaTCTCACCTCCTTCACCCTCTGCTGCTCGCTGTTGCACAAGAAGGTCCCGAACAGCCCGCTGTAGAGGTGATCCAACATGGTGACCAGGAAGTTCTCGTTGAACTCAAACGCTGCTGGGAactggaaacaaacacacacgctttaACGTGGCCACACTTTAACATCGCTGCACACTTTAACATCACAACACTTTAACATCACTACACACTTTAACGGTCTGGTTCTTCATAGAGCACTAACAGAAGGTACGGTTCTTCATAGAGCACTAACAGAAGGTACGGTTCTTCATAGATCACTAACAGAAGCTACGGTCGGTTCTTCATAGAGCACTAACAGGAGGTACAGTCGGTTCTTCATAGAGCACTAACAGGAGGTAAGGTTCTTCATAGAGCACCAACAGGAGGTACGGTTCTTCATAGAGCACTAACAGGAGGTACGGTTCTTCATAGAGCACTAACAGGAGGTACGGTTCTTCATAGAGCCCTAACAGGAGGTAGGGTTCTTCATAGAGCACCAACAGGAGGTACGGTTCTTCATAGAGCACTAACAGGAGGTAGGGTTCTTCATAGAGCACTAACAGGAGGTAGGGTTCTTCATAGAGCACTAACAGGAGGTACGGTTCTTCATAGAGCACTAACAGGAGGTAGGGTTCTTCATAGAGCACTAACAGGAGGTAGGGTTCTTCATAGAGCCCTAACAGGAGGTAGGGTTCTTCATAGAGCCCTAACAGGAGGTAGGGTTCTTCATAGAGCACTAACAGGAGGTAGGGTTCTTCATAGAGCCCTAACAGGAGGTAGGGTTCTTCATAGAGCACTAACAGGAGGTAGGGTTCTTCATAGAGCCCTAACAGGTTGGTTCCTACCTGGCGGGTCATCTGCCAGACGCAGTCGATGAATTGGACGAAGACGGGCGAGCGGTCTGCGTCCGTGTGGTTCTTGTCGCCGTGGCCGATCCTctggacaggaaacaggaagtgggtTAGTGGGATTTTTGGTTTGTGCTTCATCCTAGTGAACATCAGAACCCACAGTATAGAGCGTaccaggtagggttagacagtacagagacaagaGGAGGAGCCTTTATAAGGAGTgtaccaggtaggggttagacagtacagagaggagggatgcgtaccaggtaggggttagacagtacagagacaggaggaggtgcataccaggtaggggttagacagtacagacaggagGGATGCGTaccaggtagggttagacagtacagagacaggaggaggtgcgtaccaggtaggggttagacagtacagagaggagggatgcgtaccaggtaggggttagacagtacagagacaggtggaggtgcgtgccaggtaggggttagacagtacagagacaggtggaggtgcgtaccaggtagggttagacagtacagagacaggtggaggtgcgtgccaggtagggttagacagtacagagaggagggatgcgtaccaggtagggttagacagtacagagacaggtggaggtgcgtgccaggtagggttagacagtacagagaggagggatgCGTACCAGCTGGAAGCGGTGTCCGAAGCTGAGCCACTCCTTCTCTAGGAGCACCTGGAAGCCGCGGGTGGTCCGGTAGAAGCCGTCCAGCATCAGcatggagagggaggtgagctGGGCGGTGCGGTCCCAGCCGTCGCTGCAGTGCACCACCACCGACGTCTTCCCCGACTCCACCTTGTCCGCGATCCTCAGAGCCCCCGCCATGatcagctacacacacacacacacacacacacacacacacacacacacacacacaggggtaaagacacacacacacacacacacacacacacacacacacaggggtaaatacacacacacacacacacacacacacaggggtaaagacacacacacacacacacacacacacagggaaatacacacacacacacacacacacacacacacacacaggggtaaagacacacacacacacacacacacacacacacacacacacacacacacacacacacacacacacacacaggggtaaagacacacacacacacacaggggtaaagacacacacacacacacacacaggattaaagacacacacacacacacacacacacacaggattaaagacacacacacacacacacacacacacacacacacacacaggggtaaagaaacacacatagacacacacacacacacacacacacacacacagggggagacacacacacacacacacacacacactcaggggtaaagacacacacacacacacacacacacacacacacacacacacacacacaggggtatagagacacacacaggggaacacacacacatacacaaacacacataggggcagacacacacgcacacacgggaaggcacacatacacacacacacacacacacacacacacagacaaaggggtatagagacacacacaggggaagacacacacaggggaacacacacacacacacgcatgcacacacacacacacacacacaggacgaaacacacaaacacacacaggggaagacatacacacaaacacattcaagtCACCTATCATTATAACATTGTCATATCTGAATCTCCAACATCTTCTCCTCTGGCCCGCCCACCTTGATGTGCTCCAGCCAATGGGTGGACTCCAGGTTGGACAGCCAATGGGGCTCCTCGATGTTGGGGTACACCACCTCCTTCAGCTTGCGGAGGGACTCCCTCATCACGTGGATGTTGTGGATGTCCAGGAAGACCAGCTCCGCGTTCTGGTAGGCGTCCTCGCTCTCGTAGCCCCCGCCCTTCATCTGGATAACATCATAAAATATCATATATAATACATCATTATATTCATATTAAACATCATtctttttaaaggggacatattacaccaccaggtgtgagtgtgattagccgttacaatctgttttttgtaaatgtgcagcttctgacatcacaggtgggcgtgtccacctagacgtaCGCTGCacagatcagtctaccagcctacccagtggactgtagaaaacgttgctcatctatccatcacacatctaggtggacacggccacctgtgatgtcactagaggcacattttcaaaacggcttgtaatggctaatcacactcacacctggtggtataatatgtcccctttaataggGTATAGCAAACAGGTTCACATCCTCTCTCCCTTAGCCCCCAACCTGCCTAGGGATGCTATATAGCTAGCCTACCTTAGCGCTACCTTGTCCGCAGCTAGCCTAGCACAGTGCTACATTGTCAGCAGCTATTCTAGCACAGCGCTACCTTGTTGGCAGCTAGCCCATCACAGCGCTACCTTGTCCGCAGCTGGCCTAGCACAGCGCTACCTTGTCAGCAGCTAACCTAGCACAGCGCTACATTGCCAGCAGCTAGCCTAGCACAGCGCTACCTTGTCAGCAGCTAGCGTAGCCTAGCACTACCTTGTTGGCAGCTAGCCTAGCACAGCGCTACCTTGTCGGcagctagcctagcctagcgctACCTTGTTGGcggctagcctagcctagcgctACCTTGTTGGcagctagcctagcctagcgctACCTTGTTAGCAGCGGCGTTGACGCTGGGCCGGGCGTCGAAGATGAACAGCTTGTGCGACTGGGCGTTGGCGTCCATGATGGCCTG
The Gadus morhua chromosome 7, gadMor3.0, whole genome shotgun sequence DNA segment above includes these coding regions:
- the mtmr2 gene encoding phosphatidylinositol-3,5-bisphosphate 3-phosphatase MTMR2 isoform X5; translated protein: MEKSGSMDSLGSKRSSSRQASVDSLSSSTSTSRSDRSAQTKPPSAMSSDSVRPKAQIKQIPNECKEEPQLLPGETVVDVAKEVMYICPFRGPLRGTVNVTNYRLFFRCMDQEPVFVLDLPLGVVSRVEKIGGASSRGDVSYGLVCKDMRNLRFAHKQSEDALKKSIFEVLMKYAFPVSNGLPIFAFEYGQVFPENGWKVYDAIAEYKRQGIPNESWRVTKANDHYELCDTYPSSLAVPVNIPDEDIRRVAAFRAKGRIPVLSWIHPESQATVTRCSQPMVGVNGKRSKEDEKYLQAIMDANAQSHKLFIFDARPSVNAAANKMKGGGYESEDAYQNAELVFLDIHNIHVMRESLRKLKEVVYPNIEEPHWLSNLESTHWLEHIKLIMAGALRIADKVESGKTSVVVHCSDGWDRTAQLTSLSMLMLDGFYRTTRGFQVLLEKEWLSFGHRFQLRIGHGDKNHTDADRSPVFVQFIDCVWQMTRQFPAAFEFNENFLVTMLDHLYSGLFGTFLCNSEQQRVKEELPKRSMSLWSFINSQLEDFSNPLYVNYSNHVLFPVVSLRHLELWVGYYVRWNPRMRPQEPVHQRYKELLARRAELQRRVEELQREVTNRSASSSSERAGSPTRSITPVQTFV
- the mtmr2 gene encoding phosphatidylinositol-3,5-bisphosphate 3-phosphatase MTMR2 isoform X1, translating into MEKSGSMDSLGSKRSSSRQASVDSLSSSTSTSRSDRSAQTKPPSAMSSDSVSTSAELSPELKVRPKAQIKQIPNECKEEPQLLPGETVVDVAKEVMYICPFRGPLRGTVNVTNYRLFFRCMDQEPVFVLDLPLGVVSRVEKIGGASSRGDVSYGLVCKDMRNLRFAHKQSEDALKKSIFEVLMKYAFPVSNGLPIFAFEYGQVFPENGWKVYDAIAEYKRQGIPNESWRVTKANDHYELCDTYPSSLAVPVNIPDEDIRRVAAFRAKGRIPVLSWIHPESQATVTRCSQPMVGVNGKRSKEDEKYLQAIMDANAQSHKLFIFDARPSVNAAANKMKGGGYESEDAYQNAELVFLDIHNIHVMRESLRKLKEVVYPNIEEPHWLSNLESTHWLEHIKLIMAGALRIADKVESGKTSVVVHCSDGWDRTAQLTSLSMLMLDGFYRTTRGFQVLLEKEWLSFGHRFQLRIGHGDKNHTDADRSPVFVQFIDCVWQMTRQFPAAFEFNENFLVTMLDHLYSGLFGTFLCNSEQQRVKEELPKRSMSLWSFINSQLEDFSNPLYVNYSNHVLFPVVSLRHLELWVGYYVRWNPRMRPQEPVHQRYKELLARRAELQRRVEELQREVTNRSASSSSERAGSPTRSITPVQTFV
- the mtmr2 gene encoding phosphatidylinositol-3,5-bisphosphate 3-phosphatase MTMR2 isoform X6, with the protein product MEKSGSMDSLGSKRSSSRQASVDSLSSSTSTSRSDRSAQTKPPSAMSSDSVRPKAQIKIPNECKEEPQLLPGETVVDVAKEVMYICPFRGPLRGTVNVTNYRLFFRCMDQEPVFVLDLPLGVVSRVEKIGGASSRGDVSYGLVCKDMRNLRFAHKQSEDALKKSIFEVLMKYAFPVSNGLPIFAFEYGQVFPENGWKVYDAIAEYKRQGIPNESWRVTKANDHYELCDTYPSSLAVPVNIPDEDIRRVAAFRAKGRIPVLSWIHPESQATVTRCSQPMVGVNGKRSKEDEKYLQAIMDANAQSHKLFIFDARPSVNAAANKMKGGGYESEDAYQNAELVFLDIHNIHVMRESLRKLKEVVYPNIEEPHWLSNLESTHWLEHIKLIMAGALRIADKVESGKTSVVVHCSDGWDRTAQLTSLSMLMLDGFYRTTRGFQVLLEKEWLSFGHRFQLRIGHGDKNHTDADRSPVFVQFIDCVWQMTRQFPAAFEFNENFLVTMLDHLYSGLFGTFLCNSEQQRVKEELPKRSMSLWSFINSQLEDFSNPLYVNYSNHVLFPVVSLRHLELWVGYYVRWNPRMRPQEPVHQRYKELLARRAELQRRVEELQREVTNRSASSSSERAGSPTRSITPVQTFV
- the mtmr2 gene encoding phosphatidylinositol-3,5-bisphosphate 3-phosphatase MTMR2 isoform X2; translated protein: MEKSGSMDSLGSKRSSSRQASVDSLSSSTSTSRSDRSAQTKPPSAMSSDSVSTSAELSPELKVRPKAQIKIPNECKEEPQLLPGETVVDVAKEVMYICPFRGPLRGTVNVTNYRLFFRCMDQEPVFVLDLPLGVVSRVEKIGGASSRGDVSYGLVCKDMRNLRFAHKQSEDALKKSIFEVLMKYAFPVSNGLPIFAFEYGQVFPENGWKVYDAIAEYKRQGIPNESWRVTKANDHYELCDTYPSSLAVPVNIPDEDIRRVAAFRAKGRIPVLSWIHPESQATVTRCSQPMVGVNGKRSKEDEKYLQAIMDANAQSHKLFIFDARPSVNAAANKMKGGGYESEDAYQNAELVFLDIHNIHVMRESLRKLKEVVYPNIEEPHWLSNLESTHWLEHIKLIMAGALRIADKVESGKTSVVVHCSDGWDRTAQLTSLSMLMLDGFYRTTRGFQVLLEKEWLSFGHRFQLRIGHGDKNHTDADRSPVFVQFIDCVWQMTRQFPAAFEFNENFLVTMLDHLYSGLFGTFLCNSEQQRVKEELPKRSMSLWSFINSQLEDFSNPLYVNYSNHVLFPVVSLRHLELWVGYYVRWNPRMRPQEPVHQRYKELLARRAELQRRVEELQREVTNRSASSSSERAGSPTRSITPVQTFV